The following is a genomic window from Strix uralensis isolate ZFMK-TIS-50842 chromosome 3, bStrUra1, whole genome shotgun sequence.
CTCTAAAGGCTCCTGACTGGATTAATAATCTCAGGAAAAATCACATAATGATTCTTGCATTGTGTGTTGCCATAAGATAGAAACAAAGCATTAAGAAACAAACTTGGTGAACTGCAAGAAATTCTAAAGAACAAAGGTCTTTCAATCACCGCTGCTCTAAAATAACAAGTATAGataggaaatgttttttaaagcctaTTTGCCTGCTAATGTTCCCTAATAATTTTACAAACTTGGACCTAGATTATAATTCATGTTCTAAAGCAGAACagttgtggggggaaaaaaagaaaaaaaaaagctttctgaacaATTTGTTCATCTGGTTTGGGAAGTTCAGGTGTCACAattctctttctgaaaaaaaattctggtaaGCACTTCAAACAAACATGCCTACACCACcaattaattgaattaattttaaaggcagaggaaaacacagtttaaaattTATAATCTATCATCTTTCACAATACtgttacaaaaaatatttattaaactgaTATATCAGCTTAATATCAATAAACTGATATATCAGTTTAATACATCATTGCCCTCCAATGacttgcttttaataaaaaatagtgCATGAAAAATGCTTTGTGCTTTTAGTTTATACTGTTTTATCCCTTTCTTAACATACAAAAATCAGACAAAAGTACCTAAACCCAGCATTTTTGCAAATCTTGAATATTGATATCCAGGGACAGTTTCTAAAATAACATGGGTAGACCCATTCCTAAAGACAACTGCTTTTAACAGCAGACATCACTGTTGTCTTTCAAGATAGCCCTGTATCAAGCCTTGAACCCGAGACAGAATAATCTCATTGGAGCTGCTGCACTCTTCTGGGCCATATGGTGGGTCAATAGTTAATACCCCCACCACGCACAGTGTTCTTCCCGATTCACCTTGCTCTGTTACGGGGATGTGGTTTGTTTCTAGCCAAGTCTTCAagtcattcttcctcttttcaagTTCCTCTGGGCTGTAGGCTTTGCTTTCTTCAGGTGCAAATATGCAAGAAAGCCGTTGCTTCATTTCATCATCCCcttctttcagtatttcaacCTCCTGGACAGCATGGCCCAAGACAACCGATATGGACACTTTTTCATTCTCCAGGAATGTTGCAAGGACAACACTGCCAAGGAAAGAATGTTGTATGAGTCACTGTACTTAACTAAAGACTGAGAAACACAGGCCAAGATTCTCAGACGTGAGTGCTCATTAGTATCAGCTTAACCCAGGTATTTTTTGCAGTATCGAGTACCCAGCATTTCTCTCAAAAAGCATGCTGCTATACccttaaaatgctgaaaatgtgcGGCTTTGCAGATAATAGCTGGCCTTGAATTTGGAGCTACTCTAGATACTATCAAGCAAAACgttactttaaaaaagcaaagtgtATGTTAAAGTCAGGGCTGGGAATCTACATACTGTGAAGCATTCCCAGCCTTGCTGCAAAACCTTAAGTCTTCCAACATTCAAAACCAATGACACCTTGAATGCACTTTGAATGCTGAAGGCAGTGGTGGCAGCTAACAATGTCAGAACCTTTCAAtgataaattattaatatttaattattgatCATTACtagaagagtaatttttttttttacatgagtGTTGCTAGTTTCTTAACTGAAAACTATAGCTTGAGCA
Proteins encoded in this region:
- the GEMIN6 gene encoding gem-associated protein 6 isoform X1, with translation MLMCPQAGTGVALLAFPVMQLVLDVGNMNDWQRKSPLDWEKYVNKMVKVAAIEKHEYEGWVLTVDPVSASVVLATFLENEKVSISVVLGHAVQEVEILKEGDDEMKQRLSCIFAPEESKAYSPEELEKRKNDLKTWLETNHIPVTEQGESGRTLCVVGVLTIDPPYGPEECSSSNEIILSRVQGLIQGYLERQQ
- the GEMIN6 gene encoding gem-associated protein 6 isoform X2 gives rise to the protein MNDWQRKSPLDWEKYVNKMVKVAAIEKHEYEGWVLTVDPVSASVVLATFLENEKVSISVVLGHAVQEVEILKEGDDEMKQRLSCIFAPEESKAYSPEELEKRKNDLKTWLETNHIPVTEQGESGRTLCVVGVLTIDPPYGPEECSSSNEIILSRVQGLIQGYLERQQ